A stretch of the Neodiprion lecontei isolate iyNeoLeco1 chromosome 4, iyNeoLeco1.1, whole genome shotgun sequence genome encodes the following:
- the LOC107222069 gene encoding INO80 complex subunit E isoform X2 produces the protein MLEGWYCRSIANNNADAEDDDEESPEEEAPNYKAQYRSLKRKLKFLIYENECFQEALRSTQRKLLKVNRDKSFLLDRLLQYEKVDASFTESDETESSDDEVSRLDTSKRKKIEANVNNHSVHHQSAPMKPLSTSKKKKPVPKPPKAQNTPAVHSSNNMLPISLMSDGHMTPEEVERHLESRQTYLELVPEKAPPTVPTEMFSNDPSLDSCIVFQ, from the exons ATGTTGGAAGGATGGTATTGCCGGTCCATCGCAAACAACAACGCAGATGCAGAGGATGACGACGAAGAGAGTCCAGAGGAAGAGGCTCCGAATTACAAGGCACAGTACAGAAGCCTAAAACGTAAACTGAAGTTTCTCATTTAC GAAAATGAATGTTTTCAAGAAGCTCTGAGATCGACGCAAAGGAAATTACTAAAAGTGAACAGAGACAAGAGTTTTCTACTCGATCGATTACTACAGTATGAAAAAGTTGACGCTTCTTTTACCGAAAGTGATGAAACTGAATCATCCGATGACGAAGTCTCTAGACTTGATACTTCCAAAAG aaaaaaaattgaggcaAACGTTAACAACCATTCGGTTCATCATCAATCAGCACCCATGAAACCTCTCAGTACtagtaaaaagaagaaaccaGTTCCCAAACCACCCAAGGCACAGAATACACCTGCA GTGCATTCATCCAATAATATGCTACCCATATCTTTGATGTCCGACGGTCATATGACACCAGAAGAAGTAGAACGGCACTTAGAATCACGCCAGACATACCTCGAACTTGTTCCAGAAAAGGCACCGCCCACAGTACCCACAGAAATGTTCAGCAATGATCCTTCACTGGACAG TTGTATCGTTTTTCAGTGA
- the LOC107222081 gene encoding tRNA (uracil-5-)-methyltransferase homolog A, whose protein sequence is MKLLQHLVVFMIWSKQQPLVSPNHGLGLTLQFGGRTRKVRTGVNMSNENTRESTVAVKYVEDQKNPYAYLDRADFTSEKFKIEVRGLPKYYGISEFKRLLTERLELRLSKVKPPKRGSGWVYVCFRNEEDRKKAIAAINGLSWKNSKLTAQSAKPAPDPFVKRKMEREEDSSKKKKKDDDADAIPPAERIKMSTTPLWDMPYDDQLKLKENEIKSVLKKLGQQMSKENSDLTDWIESQKGLHQGLLCDVQPILRADMIDGYRNKCEFTIGKSEMSGTVTIGFRLSSYAAGCTAVGPVEDLKHIPQRMIDAVKVFEGFVRKSKLDVFDPVNHSGYWRQVTARTSRSDQLMLIVTIHPQDLNQGQLIQLKAEIREFFNSDEGAKANVTSLYFQTITRRDVGGEGGIILDHLSGTEYIEEELLGMKFRVSPRAFFQINTLGAEVLYKAAIDLAQPTLDTTVLDVCCGTGTIGISFSKYCGEVLGLEMIDDAIKDAKQNTLTNGITNCEFFVGKAEDILSPVIQRATKHNLIAIVDPPRAGLHQRALITLRKAKRLHKLVYISCDPKAAIKNLIDLARPTSKQYQGEPLIPIKAVPVDMFPYTKHCELVIYLERFSKAKAAGNQTG, encoded by the exons aTGAAGCTCCTGCAGCATCTGGTAGTCTTCATGATCTGGTCGAAACAGCAGCCCTTGGTTTCACCCAACCACGGTCTTGGTTTGACGCTGCAGTTCGGTGGTAGGACACGGAAA gTTAGAACAGGCGTAAATATGAGCAACGAAAATACACGTGAATCAACGGTCGCTGTGAAATATGTCGAAGACCAGAAAAATCCTTACGCATATTTGGACAGAGCTGACTTTACTTCGGAAAAATTTAAGATAGAAGTACGCGGTCTCCCGAAGTATTACGGTATTAGCGAATTCAAGAGGCTCTTAACTGAAAGGCTGGAGTTACGTTTAAGTAAAGTGAAGCCACCGAAGCGAGGCAGTGGTTGGGTGTACGTCTGTTTTCGCAACGAGGAGGACCGTAAAAAAGCCATCGCTGCCATAAATGGACTATCTTGGAAAAACTCCAAGCTCACAGCCCAG TCAGCGAAACCTGCTCCAGATCCATTTGTTAAACGGAAAATGGAAAGAGAGGAAGATTCaagcaagaagaaaaaaaaggatgatGACGCCGACGCAATTCCACCAGCTGAGAGAATTAAAATGAGTACTACACCTTTGTGGGATATGCCTTATGACGATCAG CTGAAGTTAAAAGAGAATGAGATAAAGTCCGTGCTGAAAAAATTGGGGCAACAGATGAGTAAGGAAAACAGTGATCTCACTGATTGGATTGAGTCGCAAAAGGGATTACACCAAGGATTATTATGCGACGTACAACCGATACTTAGAGCAGATATGATAGATGGTTACAGGAACAAGTGTGAGTTTACAATTG gaaaaagtgaaatgaGTGGCACTGTTACAATCGGATTCAGATTATCCAGTTACGCAGCAGGATGCACCGCAGTCGGTCCTGTTGAAGATCTTAAACACATTCCTCAACGAATGATTGATGCTGTTAAA GTATTTGAGGGATTTGttagaaaatcaaaattggaTGTATTTGATCCAGTAAATCACAGTGGCTACTGGAGACAAGTTACTGCACGAACTTCACGATCAGACCAATTAATGCTGATTGTAACGATACATCCTCAAGATCTAAACCAAGGTCAATTAATCCAACTGAAAGCCGAAATTCGGGAATTTTTTAACAGCGATGAAGGTGCCAAAGCAAATGTCACTTCACTTTATTTCCAAACAATTACAAGAAG AGATGTGGGTGGTGAAGGCGGTATCATCTTAGATCATTTGAGCGGAACAGAATACATAGAAGAAGAACTACTAGGCATGAAGTTTAGAGTATCTCCAAGAGcttttttccaaatcaataCCTTGGGGGCCGAGGTACTGTATAAAGCAGCCATTGATCTCGCCCAGCCAACATTGGATACTACGGTTCTAGACGTTTGTTGTGGCACAGGAACTATTggcatttcattttcaaaa taCTGCGGTGAAGTCTTGGGTTTGGAAATGATAGATGATGCAATAAAAGACGCTAAACAAAATACTTTGACAAATGGCAtaacaaattgtgaatttttcgttGGCAAAGCGGAAGATATTTTGTCACCGGTTATTCAACGTGCAACTAAACATAATCTCATTGCCATAGTTGATCCACCACGAGCTGGTCTCC ATCAACGAGCCTTGATAACTTTACGAAAGGCAAAAAGACTGCATAAATTAGTATACATTTCATGCGATCCAAAAGCTGCGATTAAAAATCTAATAGATCTAGCACGACCAACATCAAAGCAATATCAGGGTGAGCCGTTGATTCCAATTAAAGCTGTGCCGGTTGACATGTTCCCATATACTAAACATTGCGAACTTGTAATTTACTTAGAAAGGTTCTCCAAAGCAAAAGCAGCTGGCAATCAAACTGGATGA
- the LOC107222078 gene encoding transmembrane protein 17B: MWKDTVISASDRIFPGLAYHNRIKEFHDIGNVIKSSLPLQMALYFNTWLFPFWFFISLNLLDQKYHKLSDIYKFITVGVFVIVAVSECIRLYLGYLGNLAEKIPELACFWLISTLIQFPLQMFTLVDGRMLPGRGEHVVNSVMLVFLLTEIITGTIALRNSANHHAKRFYLAQLYEINEKLE; this comes from the exons ATGTGGAAGGATACAGTAATAAGTGCATCAGATAGAATATTTCCAGGTCTCGCTTATCACAATCGAATAAAAGAATTTCATGACATCG GAAACGTGATTAAGTCCAGTTTACCGCTACAAATGGCactgtatttcaatacttggCTATTTCCGTTTTGGTTTTTCATCAGTTTGAATCTTCTCGATCAAAAA taccaTAAACTATCGGAcatttacaaatttataacTGTTGGCGTTTTCGTAATTGTTGCCGTTTCGGAATGCATACGACTGTACCTAGGATACCTTGGAAATTTGGCAGAGAAG ATTCCCGAGTTGGCTTGCTTTTGGCTGATTTCAACACTGATACAATTTCCTCTACAAATGTTTACTCTTGTTGATGGTAGGATGCTGCCAGGTAGAGGAGAACATGTAGTAAACAGCGTTATGTTAGTTTTCCTCCTCACTGAAATAATTACTGGAACAATTGCATTAAGAAATTCGGCCAATCATCATGCAAAAAGATTTTACCTCGCACAACTGTacgaaattaatgaaaaactaGAGTAA
- the LOC107222077 gene encoding uncharacterized protein LOC107222077 yields the protein MADNVLSLDDIIKKSKISAMKGRGSRRGINRSTLRTNVSSRGRGGPVIADARFKIIQKNREKLTDARDKLAQIAKQSDARLKLDKLRATHLKTVDLPLSGISRQTGLNGRITLTTNKLHNKTMHPIPATNYLAPGSRAMEYRAPPMVETSYADDMEMNFNDDYMMDSTPLRRTVNNEYVPVPPPPPPSFNLSPTNEYTWVKLPGSSLGRMGSSRPVEVQRPRDFKIVARTSMGKPMVTSKSDWSFGSKARTILTEDTINDRYLDIRGRRDVGVKSRLDSLPNKPRTMGILSRPKSSSNSTSVTTGYRIVVSNLQANVTQEDIKELFEDVGELLVSRLVRPGTAEVIYKTLKDATKAVETYHNRQLDGHPMKCLLVNPRPKNNPTGPAVRPLPETRRSASSSYVQPSLGAVHRALFDD from the exons ATGGCCGATAATGTGCTTAGTTTAGATGACATAATCAAGAAATCCAAAATTTCAGCAATGAAAGGCCGCGG GTCGAGAAGAGGCATCAACCGAAGTACTCTACGAACTAACGTATCTTCGAGAGGTCGAGGAGGGCCGGTCATTGCGGATGCTAGATTCAAAATCATCCAAAAGAATCGTGAGAAACTCACTGATGCTCGAGATAAACTAGCTCAAATAGCCAAGCAGTCTGATGCCAGGTTGAAGTTGGACAAATTACGTGCCACTCATTTGAAAACTGTCGATTTACCTCTCAGTGGAATTTCTCGTCAAACGGGCCTCAATGGTCGAATTACATTGACGACCAATAAGCTTCATAATAAAACCATGCACCCGATTCCGGCTACAAATTATTTGGCGCCAGGTTCTAGAGCTATGGAGTACAGGGCACCGCCCATGGTCGAAACTTCATACGCTGATGATATGGAAATGAACTTCAATGATG ATTACATGATGGATTCAACACCTCTAAGGCGGACTGTCAACAATGAATATGTGCCTGTGCCACCTCCACCACCACCTTCATTCAACTTATCCCCGACCAATGAATACACTTGGGTGAAACTGCCTGGTAGTAGTCTTGGAAGGATGGGTTCTTCTAGGCCAGTTGAGGTTCAGAGACCACGTGACTTTAAAATTGTGGCTCGTACTTCAATG GGTAAACCAATGGTTACTTCAAAGAGCGATTGGAGTTTTGGATCAAAAGCAAG AACCATATTGACTGAAGATACTATAAATGACAGATACCTGGACATCAGGGGTCGTAGAGACGTTGGTGTTAAATCGCGACTGGATTCATTACCAAATAAACCTCGAACCATGGGTATTTTATCTCGTCCAAAGTCTAGCTCAAATTCGACGTCAGTAACGACTGGTTATCGAATCGTTGTATCAAATCTCCAGGCCAATGTAACTCAGGAGGATATAAAG GAACTGTTCGAGGACGTCGGAGAATTGTTGGTGTCCAGGTTAGTGCGCCCAGGCACAGCTGAGGTGATTTACAAGACATTAAAAGATGCAACGAAAGCGGTGGAAACTTATCACAATCGGCAACTGGATGGACATCCTATGAAATGTTTATTAGTTAATCCACGACCAAAAAATAATCCAACTGGTCCAGCAGTTAGGCCATTGCCCGA AACAAGACGGAGTGCGAGTTCAAGTTATGTGCAGCCTAGTCTTGGCGCAGTCCATCGTGCACTATTTGATGACTGA
- the LOC107222069 gene encoding INO80 complex subunit E isoform X1 codes for MLEGWYCRSIANNNADAEDDDEESPEEEAPNYKAQYRSLKRKLKFLIYENECFQEALRSTQRKLLKVNRDKSFLLDRLLQYEKVDASFTESDETESSDDEVSRLDTSKRKKIEANVNNHSVHHQSAPMKPLSTSKKKKPVPKPPKAQNTPAVHSSNNMLPISLMSDGHMTPEEVERHLESRQTYLELVPEKAPPTVPTEMFSNDPSLDSESNEVGELETSPSNMGEDCLSVDMTAE; via the exons ATGTTGGAAGGATGGTATTGCCGGTCCATCGCAAACAACAACGCAGATGCAGAGGATGACGACGAAGAGAGTCCAGAGGAAGAGGCTCCGAATTACAAGGCACAGTACAGAAGCCTAAAACGTAAACTGAAGTTTCTCATTTAC GAAAATGAATGTTTTCAAGAAGCTCTGAGATCGACGCAAAGGAAATTACTAAAAGTGAACAGAGACAAGAGTTTTCTACTCGATCGATTACTACAGTATGAAAAAGTTGACGCTTCTTTTACCGAAAGTGATGAAACTGAATCATCCGATGACGAAGTCTCTAGACTTGATACTTCCAAAAG aaaaaaaattgaggcaAACGTTAACAACCATTCGGTTCATCATCAATCAGCACCCATGAAACCTCTCAGTACtagtaaaaagaagaaaccaGTTCCCAAACCACCCAAGGCACAGAATACACCTGCA GTGCATTCATCCAATAATATGCTACCCATATCTTTGATGTCCGACGGTCATATGACACCAGAAGAAGTAGAACGGCACTTAGAATCACGCCAGACATACCTCGAACTTGTTCCAGAAAAGGCACCGCCCACAGTACCCACAGAAATGTTCAGCAATGATCCTTCACTGGACAG TGAGTCCAATGAAGTCGGAGAACTGGAGACATCGCCAAGCAATATGGGTGAAGATTGCCTCAGTGTGGACATGACAGCTGAGTGA
- the LOC107222071 gene encoding glycolipid transfer protein isoform X4: MASSTSGTQQRTTDATADDNFVKFPPVIDGKINTAEFLAAAQGVVRIVDKFGKLFAPVKYDMQGNIDKLNTKYVADKEKHSTLHDMILLEKISGKTIIATDALLWLRRGLHMIQVFFEKIIEDHKTGKASDDLVALLKKAYKEALEPYHGWMAQQLFGLLSRTVPTRSQLLHALANEQRNKDDLIIQELDVFLVILKENLQNLLTFYIEHNLENGAKV; this comes from the exons ATGGCTTCATCGACCTCCGGAACTCAACAACGCACCACTGACGCCACAGCCGACGataatttcgttaaattcCCTCCCGTTATCGACGGGAAAATAAACACCGCGGAGTTCTTAGCTGCTGCGCAGGGCGTTGTGCGAATCGTCG ATAAATTTGGAAAGCTCTTTGCACCGGTCAAATATGACATGCAGGGAAATATTGAC AAATTGAACACAAAGTATGTGGCTGACAAAGAGAAACACTCGACGTTGCATGACATGAtcttgttggaaaaaatttcagggaaaaCTATAATCGCCACAGATGCTCTCCTCTGGCTGCGAAG AGGCCTCCACATGATCCAGGTGTTCTTTGAAAAGATTATTGAGGATCACAAAACTGGAAAAGCTAGCGATGATCTGGTTGCACTTCTGAAAAAAGCTTACAAAGAAGCCCTGGAACCATATCACGGATGGATGGCACAGCAGCTGTTTGGA ctgttatcAAGGACGGTACCGACACGATCCCAACTACTGCACGCCCTTGCTAATGAGCAAAGGAATAAAGATGACTTGATAATACAAGAGCTAGACGTGTTTTTGGtcattttgaaagaaaatttgcaaaatctgCTCACCTTTTACATCGAGCACAACCTAGAAAATGGTGCAAAAGTATAA
- the LOC107222074 gene encoding palmitoyltransferase ZDHHC8, translated as MRPCFLVAEIFPINNLELLIVCGSRKGAYRMPKCDVKTRYLPATFAWTLLLSTTTLFFYFPCRYYISNYIWVPALQGVITFFVLANFTLATFMDPGVIPKAPPDEDREDDFRAPLYKNVEINGITVRMKWCVTCKFYRPPRCSHCSVCNHCIETFDHHCPWVNNCIGRRNYRFFFFFLMSLSFHMLSIFGLCLYFVLEKKEKLGEVDTIVAMVLMGVVTLLFIPIFGLTGFHIVLVSRGRTTNEQVTGKFKGGYNPFSRGFLHNCCYTQFGPQYPSLIKPEKYSGKRRGACTSEISTIDSENQVKTYMDSSNGVRNASSNAYNKLSPGRDGSDTDMEPTASQSADCEPTPPLQRHGSKSNFFLPPVEGSDSPRHPPSSQHRHPMHYPRGSPHPRPRGMDGSRSHTPDPLSPEAGGGSPAQGPQRGQGQVGASPTMQQRIKAIGVPTPLAISSPIRRSNPGTPTQVRRPDFIGVTEAPTYYDIQQTLHGPQGNNGTGAATNYSPQRRFLSEGELVRQGNDLPYARTTNTVDNIRELASSPQRGVYMWKDTSPGSYPVPAGIPVHQSPSQRPPPPYDYYRSNPTSPTQQPYTNAPRAVYHPAMRGGVPVFPPHQPHQSPQVKRKTMATPTTPTSGDGRRRPMSFVRALEMTDSMEMVAAPSDSRSQRPTTPTPDRASVYDMNYEISV; from the exons ATGCGGCCATGTTTTCTTGTAGCAGAAATCTTCCCcattaataatttggaattGTTGATCGTTTGTGGATCTCGAAAAGGAGCCTACAGAATGCCGAAATGCGATGTGAAAACAAGATACCTGCCAGCAACGTTCGCGTGGACGCTTCTACTTAGCACTACCACACTCTTCTTCTACTTTCC atGCCGGTATTACATATCGAATTATATATGGGTACCCGCGCTCCAAGGAGTCATTACATTCTTTGTTTTGGCAAACTTTACACTGGCTACCTTCATGGACCCTGGTGTTATACCAAAAG CACCTCCAGACGAAGACAGAGAAGATGATTTTCGAGCTCCACTttacaaaaatgttgaaataaatGGAATAACCGTGCGCATGAAATGGTGTGTCACTTGCAAATTCTATAGACCCCCGCGGTGTTCGCACTGCAGTGTTTGCAATCATTGCATAGAG ACATTTGACCATCACTGTCCATGGGTAAATAATTGCATTGGTCGAAGAAACTACaggttctttttcttttttctaatgTCGCTCAGCTTTCATATGCTCAGTATATTCGGACTTTGTCTGTACTTTGTTCtcgagaagaaagaaaagctAGGTGAAGTAGACACGATCGTTGC TATGGTATTAATGGGTGTGGTAACACTACTTTTCATTCCCATATTTGGATTAACTGGATTTCACATAGTACTTGTGTCCAGAGGTCGCACAACAAACGAGCAAGTGACTGGAAAGTTTAAAGGAGGTTACAATCCATTTTCTCGAGGGTTTTTACATAATTGTTGTTATACGCAATTTGGTCCACAATATCCAAG TTTAATAAAacctgaaaaatattcagggaAAAGGCGCGGAGCGTGCACCTCAGAGATATCTACTATAGATAGCGAAAACCAGGTAAAAACCTACATGGATAGCAGCAACGGTGTTAGAAATGCCAGTTCAAATGCTTACAATAAG TTGTCTCCTGGTCGAGATGGGTCGGACACAGATATGGAGCCGACAGCTTCGCAATCAGCTGATTGTGAACCAACACCACCATTACAGCGACATGGGTCTAAAAGCAACTTCTTTCTACCACCTGTAGAAGGTAGCGATTCTCCAAGGCACCCGCCATCGTCACAACATCGTCATCCAATGCATTACCCTAGAGGCAGTCCACACCCGAGGCCAAG AGGCATGGATGGATCCCGAAGTCATACTCCTGATCCTCTGTCACCAGAGGCAGGTGGCGGTTCTCCAGCTCAAGGACCTCAACGTGGTCAAGGACAAGTTGGGGCTAGTCCTACCATGCAACAACGCATCAAAGCTATCGGGGTACCAACACCGCTTGCTATTTCCAGCCCCATTCGCAG ATCCAATCCTGGAACACCGACGCAGGTACGCCGACCAGATTTCATCGGTGTAACCGAAGCTCCTACGTACTATGACATACAACAAACCCTCCATGGCCCCCAGGGTAACAATGGCACAGGGGCAGCAACTAACTACAGTCCCCAAAGACGTTTTCTTTCTGAAGGTGAATTAGTACGCCAGGGAAATGATCTCCCTTATGCCAGGACAACAAATACTGTTGACAATATCCGAGAGTTAGCCAGCTCTCCGCAGCGAGGTGTTTACATGTGGAAGGATACCTCGCCAGGCAGCTATCCAGTTCCAGCTGGTATTCCGGTTCATCAATCTCCCTCGCAACGACCTCCCCCACCTTACGATTACTATCGTTCAAATCCCACTAGTCCTACACAGCAACCATATACCAATGCTCCTAGAGCAGTTTATCACCCTGCAATGCGTGGCGGTGTTCCAGTCTTCCCACCTCATCAGCCCCACCAGTCTCCTCAAGTGAAGAGAAAAACTATGGCCACGCCGACAACTCCAACATCGGGCGACGGACGTCGCAGGCCAATGTCGTTCGTAAGGGCTCTGGAAATGACGGATTCTATGGAAATGGTAGCTGCGCCTAGTGATTCAAGATCTCAGAGGCCTACGACCCCTACGCCTGATCGTGCAAGTGTTTACGATATGAACTATGAAATATCGGTATAA
- the LOC107222064 gene encoding uncharacterized protein LOC107222064, translating into MVENVVILNNEDFDSNDKFVWDRSMTLALIQEYKRFQQNFKDPSLKKKLIWKNMAACLHARGYTNVTDDACDKKWRNLKKTFKDIYTGQRRKNNGKWAYYDVLEDVLGKDPKILNALIEHTVVDNSPAIPKHPVVHKYKTADGQNVHVKVVDVGEITHLLDGQEACELTDAVQDTEDENSSVEIVCGEYSGDQQIGIEVDQNQQQPPLWFAYFLTEYREREQRHLKLLQSMHEDILAMENKKVTLLEKLLDKFNSSTNQNAQSNNSHIPNVNIMCEDGSNL; encoded by the exons ATGGTCGAGAACGTTGTCATTTTAAACAATGAGGACTTCGATTCTAATG ACAAATTTGTATGGGACAGATCTATGACTTTAGCTTTGATTCAGGAGTACAAACGATTTCAACAGAATTTCAAGGATCCAAgcttaaagaaaaaattgatatggAAGAACATGGCTGCTTGCCTTCATGCGCGAGGCTACACCAATGTTACGGATGACGCGTGTGACAAGAAAtggcgaaatttgaaaaagactTTTAAGGACATATATACAGGCCAGCGTCgcaaaaataatggaaaatggGCATATTATGATGTATTAGAAGACGTGTTGGGGAAAGACCCAAAGATATTAAATGCTTTGATCGAGCATACTGTAGTTGATAATTCACCAGCAATACCTAAACACCCCGTTGTCCACAAGTACAAAACTGCAG atggCCAAAATGTACATGTTAAAGTTGTAGACGTAGGAGAAATCACCCACTTGCTAGATGGGCAAGAAGCATGTGAATTAACAGATGCAGTTCAGGATACAGAAGATGAGAATAGCTCGGTAGAGATTGTTTGTGGAGAGTACAGTGGGGATCAGCAGATAGGAATAGAAGTTGATCAAAATCAGCAACAGCCACCACTCTGGTTTGCTTATTTTTTGACAGAGTACAGAGAACGTGAGCAGAGGCATTTAAAATTGCTGCAAAGCATGCACGAGGATATTCTTGCTATGGAAAACAAAAAGGTCACACTGCTGGAAAAACTACTTGATAAGTTCAATTCTTCCACTAATCAGAATGCGCAAAGTAATAATTCACATATCccaaatgtaaatattatgtGCGAAGATGGTAgcaatttataa